In Falco biarmicus isolate bFalBia1 chromosome 7, bFalBia1.pri, whole genome shotgun sequence, a single window of DNA contains:
- the LOC130152363 gene encoding inverted formin-2-like: MPFHVGCGSALLGNQTAEGGSGRTWHSHPSFPGTSAHVSSPPASSLSSCHTANNNSFSVLLQEVENSHTDLLELPKDLEYVSKAAGINLDIIRTESSTNLKKLLELQRKVLSSNDDVKQQYEKPIQDSIDASRKLEEEFETIERKREELANYLCEDPSKLSLEDIFSTMKTFRDLFIRALKENKDRKEQAAKAEKRKKQLEEEEGKRQKGENGKVIKKGLVKQEEVCVIDALLADIRKGFTLRKTKNRQESDAIPKTLPAESSEETQPGKSIKDPQAAGKQINDKTKQNNDDDRPSESTRPSTTALMEMSGDVTNASDSNQASSKNNAGGGLPPESRTQRPSVSLVEVDGTSQPMPDTMMEQAGSWASLQQSTKSGSIAFSAANVGTGIRFASSSSGTALRDQLRWTNGSISESQDKEHPADGSESYSLVQEPETQLGKTGVDPGSTQPAPCDEAESKEMAKENEDPGTDSLLDTSQEKSFSEEPATDSSCSATLPPGQTHTDREKQRPSGKRRKKKRHSKSYSAEIETDTGDNKTKKGCVVQ, translated from the exons ATGCCATTCCATGTTGGATGTGGCTCAGCTCTGCTAGGCAATCAAACTGCAGAGGGGGGCAGCGGCAGGACGTGGCACAGCCATCCATCCTTCCCAGGCACTTCTGCCCATGTCTCTTCCCCCCCAGCTTCCTCTCTCAGCTCCTGCCACACAGCAAATAAcaattctttctctgttttgcttcagGAAGTAGAAAACAGCCACACGGACCTACTGGAACTGCCAAAGGATCTTGAATatgtttcaaaagcagcagg AATTAATCTTGATATTATACGCACGGAGTCTAGTACCAATTTAAAGAAGTTGCTGGAGCTTCAGCGAAAGGTCCTATCTTCAAACGACGATGTGAAACAACAGTATGAGAAACCTATCCAG GATAGCATTGATGCCTCCAGAAAGCTCGAAGAAGAATTTGAAACCattgaaaggaagagagaagaactTGCAAATTATCTCTGTGAAGACCCAAGCAAGTTGTCTTTAGAGGACATATTTAGCACCATGAAGACCTTCAGAGATCTCTTCATCCGAGCCCTGAAG GAAAACAAGGACAGAAAGGAGCAAGCTGCCAAggcagagaagaggaagaaacagctgGAAGAGGAAGAGGGCAAGagacagaagggagaaaatggaaaagtca TTAAGAAGGGGCTGGTGAAGCAGGAGGAGGTGTGCGTCATCGACGCGCTGCTAGCCGACATAAGGAAAGGTTTCACGCTgagaaagacaaagaacagACAGGAGTCGGATGCAATTCCTAAAACCTTGCCTGCAGAGAGCTCAGAGGAGACCCAGCCTG gaaAGAGCATTAAGGATCCgcaagcagcaggaaagcagatcAATGATAAGACCAAGCAAAACAATGATGATGATCGTCCCTCAGAAAGCACTCGGCCCTCAACCACTGCCCTGATGGAGATGAGTGGTGATGTTACAAATGCCTCAGATTCAAACCAGGCATCATCTAAAAACAATGCTGGAGGAGGTTTGCCACCAGAGTCCCGGACTCAAAGGCCCTCAGTAAGCTTGGTGGAAGTTGATGGGACCAGTCAGCCCATGCCAGACACCATGatggagcaggcaggcagctgggcaagCCTCCAGCAGAGCACAAAGAGCGGCTCCATTGCCTTCTCTGCTGCTAACGTGGGCACGGGGATAAGGTTTGCAAGCAGCAGTTCGGGCACTGCTCTGAGAGACCAACTCAGATGGACCAACGGGTCCATCTCAGAAAGCCAGGACAAGGAACACCCAGCTGATGGCTCCGAGAGCTACAGTCTGGTGCAGGAACCAGAAACTCAGTTGGGCAAGACCGGGGTCGACCCTGGCAGCACTCAGCCTGCTCCCTGTGATGAGGCTGAGTCAAAAGAGAtggcaaaggaaaatgaagaccCTGGTACAGACTCACTGTTGGATACCTCTCAAGAGAAGTCCTTCTCGGAGGAGCCAGCCACCGACTCCTCCTGTTCAGCAACACTCCCCCCAGGGCAAACTCACACCgacagggaaaagcagaggcCATCTGGGAAAcgaaggaagaagaagaggcaCAGCAAAAGCTACTCAG cagagaTTGAGACTGATACTGGagataataaaacaaaaaaaggttgTGTGGTACAATGA
- the LOC130152362 gene encoding inverted formin-2-like isoform X1 — MDRWGSVRAADATAQHVGGTRSGSQARRWKDKLFIMSVKKEGAHKKWAALKEKLGPQETDQSEANLENAEPELCIRLLQMPSVVNYSGLKKRLENSDDTWMVQFLELCGLDLLLEALDRLSGRGVARISDALLQLTCINCVRAVMNSHKGIEYIVNNEGYVRKLFQALDTTNVMVKKQIFELLAALCIYSSDGHALALDALDHYKSVKNQQYRFSVIMNELSNTDNVPYMVTLLSAINAIILGKEELRTRTQIRNEFIGLQLLDILDKLRDIEEDDLLIQCDTFEEFKIEDDEELLKICDGINMNDHHEVFSSLFNKVSRSPVSIQLLSILQSLLHLEPSHHSSLLLWESLDAVVNRALLLANDIQGNTVEEVIERLLSIKKHSNKQKRAENRLCGGANEGIQAELEPCAHAAQSPAGSSNPSKAPATPPGPPTNEKISSCQLTACCASPETSNPPPNTAPTLSPPPPPPPPPPPPPPPGMAAVTPTSLTTNAPPAPPLPGAPPPPPPLPSMGGIPPPPPPPPLPGMGGIPPPPPPPPLPGMGGIPPPPPPLPGMGGIPPPPPPLPSMGGIPPPPPLLPGMAGDHIEAVVASQFSCPLGLGRPPHKTMKTPTLRMKKLNWQKLPSNVVRESHSMWASVSSSSEETIEPNYASIEQLFCFPQATPKEKTAAPVKAEPKEITFLDSKKSLNLNIFLKQFKCSNEEVAAMVQNGDRTKFDVEVLKQLLKLLPEKHEIENLKAFKEEKSKLANADQFYLLLLQIASYQLRIECMLICEETTVVLDMIQPKAEAIRRACEDLLNSHRLPLFCQLILKVGNFLNYGSHTGDADGFKISTLLKLTETKANQTRITLLHHILEVPLSSLG; from the exons ATGGACCGGTGGGGGTCGGTCCGGGCTGCAGATGCAACAGCGCAGCACGTAGGTGGGACGAGGTCCGGATCGCAGGCGCGGCGATGGAAG gacaAACTGTTCATAATGTCAGTCAAAAAGGAAGGTGCCCACAAGAAGTGGGCTGCCCTGAAGGAGAAACTCGGACCCCAGGAGACTGACCAGTCGGAGGCTAACCTGGAGAATGCTGAGCCAGAGCTGTGCATCCGTCTCCTGCAAATGCCGTCAGTGGTGAACTACTCCGGGCTGAAGAAGCGGCTGGAGAACAGCGATGACACCTGGATGGTTCAGTTCCTGGAGCTGTGTGGGCTGGACCTCCTCCTGGAGGCCCTAGACAGGCTGTCTGGGCGAGGAGTGGCCAGGATTTCTGATGCCTTGCTCCAGCTCACTTGCATTAACTGTGTGCGAGCAGTCATGAACTCCCACAAAGGCATCGAATACATTGTGAACAATGAGGGCTACGTCAGAAAGCTCTTCCAAG CACTTGATACAACTAATGTCATGgtcaaaaagcaaatatttgaacTCTTGGCTGCATTGTGCATTTACTCATCAGATGGCCACGCTTTGGCTTTGGATGCCTTGGACCATTACAAG AGTGTGAAGAACCAGCAGTATCGATTCAGCGTCATAATGAACGAGCTCTCCAACACAGACAACGTGCCATACATGGTGACACTGCTGAGTGCTATCAATGCCATCATACTGGGGAAAGAAGAGCTAAGAACAAGGACACAAATCAGAAACGAGTTCATAG ggCTTCAGCTGTTGGATATTTTAGACAAGCTAAG AGACATAGAGGAAGACGATCTGCTTATCCAGTGTGATACCTTTGAGGAGTTCAAGATAGAAGATGATGAGGAATTATTAAAGATATGTGACGGGATAAACATGAATGATCATCATGAGGTCTTTTCATCTCTCTTCAATAAA GTGAGCCGCTCTCCGGTCTCCATCCAACTGCTGTCCATTCTCCAGAGCCTGCTGCACTTGGAACCATCTCACcactccagcctcctgctgtgGGAGTCCTTGGACGCAGTAGTGAACAGAGCCCTTTTGCTCGCAAATGACA TTCAAGGGAACACAGTTGAAGAAGTCATCGAGAGGCTGCTATCTATCAAGAAACATTCAAACAAGCAAAAGCGAGCTGAAAACCGGCTGTGTGGGGGTGCAAATGAAGGCATCCAGGCTGAGCTAGAGCCATGTGCACATGCAGCGCAGAGCCCAGCGGGATCATCAAACCCCTCCAAGGCACCAGCAACTCCCCCAGGGCCACCCACCAACGAAAAGATCTCGTCCTGCCAGCTCACAGCCTGCTGTGCTTCACCAGAGACTTCTAACCCCCCACCCAATACTGCTCCCACCCTGTCACCtccacctccacctccacccccaccacctccacccccaccccccggcatGGCAGCTGTGACCCCCACATCCCTCACGACAAATgcacctccagcccctccactcCCTGGcgcccctccacccccacccccgttGCCCTCCATGGGTGGcatccctccacccccacccccacccccattgcCTGGCATGGGTGGcatccctccacccccacccccacccccattgcCTGGCATGGGTGGcatccctccacccccacccccattgcCTGGCATGGGTGGcatccctccacccccacccccattgcCCTCCATGGGTGGcatccctccccctcccccactccTGCCCGGCATGGCAGGAGATCATATAGAAGCCGTGGTGGCTTCCCAGTTCAGCTGCCCTCTTGGCTTGGGCAGGCCTCCCCACAAGACGATGAAGACACCAACGCTGAGAATGAAGAAACTGAACTGGCAGAAGCTGCCCTCCAACGTGGTGAGAG AAAGTCATTCAATGTGGGCTtcagtgagcagcagcagtgaggaaaCTATAGAGCCCAATTACGCAAGCATAGAGCAGCTCTTTTGCTTTCCACAAGCAACCCCgaaggagaaaacagcagcaccAGTGAAGGCAGAACCAAAGGAG aTCACATTTTTGGACTCCAAGAAAAGTCTCAATTTGAACATATTTTTGAAGCAATTTAAATG ctccaaCGAAGAGGTGGCTGCCATGGTCCAGAATGGGGACCGGACGAAGTTTGATGTTGAGGTTCTGAAGCAGTTACTGAAGCTGCTGCCTGAAAAGCATGAG ATAGAAAACCTGAAGGCCTTCAAagaagagaaatcaaaactaGCAAACGCAGATCAGTTTTATCTTCTCCTCCTTCAGATTGCCAG CTACCAGCTGCGCATCGAATGCATGCTGATCTGTGAAGAGACCACTGTTGTGCTGGACATGATTCAGCCAAAAGCTGAAGCCATCCGGAGAGCCTGTGAAG ATCTTCTGAACAGTCATCGCCTCCCACTCTTTTGTCAACTGATTCTCAAAGTTGGAAACTTTCTGAACTAC gGAAGTCACACAGGTGATGCCGATGGGTTTAAAATCAGCACTTTACTCAAACTAacagaaaccaaagcaaaccaaacccgCATTACGCTGCTCCACCATATTCTGGAGGTACCACTATCAAGTCTTGGGTga
- the LOC130152362 gene encoding inverted formin-2-like isoform X2, whose product MDRWGSVRAADATAQHVGGTRSGSQARRWKDKLFIMSVKKEGAHKKWAALKEKLGPQETDQSEANLENAEPELCIRLLQMPSVVNYSGLKKRLENSDDTWMVQFLELCGLDLLLEALDRLSGRGVARISDALLQLTCINCVRAVMNSHKGIEYIVNNEGYVRKLFQALDTTNVMVKKQIFELLAALCIYSSDGHALALDALDHYKSVKNQQYRFSVIMNELSNTDNVPYMVTLLSAINAIILGKEELRTRTQIRNEFIGLQLLDILDKLR is encoded by the exons ATGGACCGGTGGGGGTCGGTCCGGGCTGCAGATGCAACAGCGCAGCACGTAGGTGGGACGAGGTCCGGATCGCAGGCGCGGCGATGGAAG gacaAACTGTTCATAATGTCAGTCAAAAAGGAAGGTGCCCACAAGAAGTGGGCTGCCCTGAAGGAGAAACTCGGACCCCAGGAGACTGACCAGTCGGAGGCTAACCTGGAGAATGCTGAGCCAGAGCTGTGCATCCGTCTCCTGCAAATGCCGTCAGTGGTGAACTACTCCGGGCTGAAGAAGCGGCTGGAGAACAGCGATGACACCTGGATGGTTCAGTTCCTGGAGCTGTGTGGGCTGGACCTCCTCCTGGAGGCCCTAGACAGGCTGTCTGGGCGAGGAGTGGCCAGGATTTCTGATGCCTTGCTCCAGCTCACTTGCATTAACTGTGTGCGAGCAGTCATGAACTCCCACAAAGGCATCGAATACATTGTGAACAATGAGGGCTACGTCAGAAAGCTCTTCCAAG CACTTGATACAACTAATGTCATGgtcaaaaagcaaatatttgaacTCTTGGCTGCATTGTGCATTTACTCATCAGATGGCCACGCTTTGGCTTTGGATGCCTTGGACCATTACAAG AGTGTGAAGAACCAGCAGTATCGATTCAGCGTCATAATGAACGAGCTCTCCAACACAGACAACGTGCCATACATGGTGACACTGCTGAGTGCTATCAATGCCATCATACTGGGGAAAGAAGAGCTAAGAACAAGGACACAAATCAGAAACGAGTTCATAG ggCTTCAGCTGTTGGATATTTTAGACAAGCTAAGGTAA